In Malus sylvestris chromosome 2, drMalSylv7.2, whole genome shotgun sequence, the genomic stretch AAATGTTTCTGCAGAAAACATCATAGTTTCCATAACTATTTCTTAGACAATGCAAAGAGATACTTCAGCTCCACCTTATCAGTATCTGTCACAAGATTATATGTATTCGAGTTATCTCCTATCTATTTATACTAAGCTTATGTCTGCATGAGGGGTGATTTCTCTCTCCTTTTGCATCTTAGGTTAACAAGAAGTATAGGTGTTTGGAAATTGATCTTGACGGGTTGTACAAGAGAATGTTGCTtctcaagaaaaagaaatatgcaGCTGTGAAGGTGCAATTCAAGAATGAGATGCCCTATGAGGTAAGATAAAAATGATCAAACTTCCAGTTTCAGTTAACACTTTCAGGAGATGGTAAAGGTTATACTTTCTGGTGCAGGTTATTGAGCGCAAGGGTCTTGATATGGTTCGCCGGGACTGGAGCTTACTTTCAAAGGAAATGGGAGATTTCTGCCTAAGTCAAATTTTATCAGGAGGGTACGCTGTGTTATAACTCTTTTTTCTTGGATATTGTCAGTTTGATTTTTGCAGAGGTTACTGATCGGTCACTTTTTTGGCTCACAGGTCATGTGAGGATGTCGTTGAATCAATTCATGACGCTCTGATGAAGGTGAGGTCATGGTCCTTTCCATGTTTTCTATGTTGAACTCATTGTGGGTTGATTGTTTGTTGATTTTCCCTTAGAGAACATAGCCACACTAATTCTTTGTAGATTCATTTCCTATTATGTGGCCATTTGATTAAATGACCGAATTGTTGTGTTACAATTTTGAACAGGTGCAAGAGGAGATGAGAAACGGACAAGTAGCAATTGAGAAATATGTCATCACTAAGTCATTGACTAAACCACCTGAAGCATACCCAGATGCCAAAAACCAACCACATGTTCAGGTGAGTTCAAGAAGCGTATTTTAGGTTCAGTATTAATTGATCTGGTCCCATGAACTCGGtgtgtggtttttttttctttcatgtttCTGTTGCATTGATGCTTCTGCAAACATCCTAGGTGGCATTAAGATTAAAGCAAAGTGGTTATTCTGCTGGTTGTTCTGCTGGCGATACAGTCCCCTATATCATTTGCTGTGAGCAGGTTTGTGATGCAGTAGAATATGTTCTCTATTGAATAAATATTTAGTGAACAACTGAACACTGAGCCCTGTTTTAACATTAAAATGGTGATGTTAATCATGTTTAGCCTCTCACTTTCCTTCCCATTTCTTGGACAGGGGACTAGTTTAGGTAATTCAACGGTGATTGCTCAACGTGCTAGACACCCCGATGAGTTAAAACGAGAAGATGGGAAATGGATGATTGACATTGATTACTACTTGTCCCAGCAGGTTCTTTATCCTATTTATTTGCTCTAATCTAACTTGTCGTGGAGTATTGTCATTTGTGTAGTACTTTCTGCGGTTTGGTTGATAACTTAATTCTGTACTGCAGATTCATCCTGTGGTATCACGTCTTTGTGCTTCAATTCAGGGTACCAGCCCCGGACGCTTGGCTGATTGTTTAGGACTTGACTCTTCTAAGGTAAATCACCCCCCCAGGCATTCTCTGAAGGTGCTTGATAGGATTTTTCACCGTAATGTAACTTTGAAATTGGAAAATTTTAGTTCAAAGGTGACTCAAGTGAAGCTGTCAGTGATGATCCTTCCAACTTGTCCCTTCTTCTTGATGATGAAGAGAGTTAACCATATCTGGTTTCTCAAATCTTTCATATTGTCCACTGGTTCCTAAACTCTATAATTTGgggaatatttttgctcaccaccctaGTTATCGCCgttggatgagtttaaatttcggATTTGTGTAGTGGATAGACACAAagctcaaaatttaaactcatccaatGGTAATAAGTAAGGTGGCGAGCAAAAATGCATCCTATAATTTGTTTAAAACTGAAATGAACACGATGAAAATTTTATCTGGAAATGATGATGTATTCATGTGATGGATTGCAGATTTCGCGGTTGTGAGCCTTTGATCTTGGCATGTCCTAGCTGTTCCGATACTTTTAGTTGTCCAACTATCTTGAATTCCATTTCTATGTCAATCACCAAAAAGCAAACAAAGTCACAAGCCGAGGAGTGTACCAGCGATTTTTGGTATACATTACGATGTGCAAAATGCCCCGGGGAAGGAGACATGGGCAGACTGTCTCCTGTAATGATAGCCAACCAGGTATATAGATTAACTCATCCCTTTGCACAGTGCCACTATAATTATCCGTCAAGGCAGCTGTTAATCTTTAGAGATTTGGGGTCTGAAAAagtgcttatggttttcattacCAAATTGTCGTCGGGCATCTAATGAACACACTCCTTCGGATACTGTATTTGTCTTTCAGGTGAAAAGGCAAGTAGACGGTTTTGTTTCAATGTACTATAGGGGCTTTATGACGGTAAATCTTCCTCCTGCAGATTATACTAGGGAACCGCATGGGTGTCGTGATTATTTTGGTTGATAAATTCAAATTAAATCTCAATCTCCTGATTTTACTTTCAGTGTGACGATGAATCTTGCCAGTACAAAACACGAAGTCTCAACCTCCGGCTTGTTGGCAATGCTGAGAGGGGAACAGTTTGTCCAGACTACCCTCGCTGCAATGGGCGTCTTGTAAGAAAGGTATGCATCAACAACTTGTTGAAGAGAAATATAAAAATGCCTTCTTCTGGTCTCTCTTTTCGTTTAGCTAACTAGTATTGCTGTTAACGCGCCTTCACCAGTACACGGAAGCAGATGTGTACAAGCAGCTCTCGTTTTTCTGCCATGTCTTGGATACAGTGCGCTGCATAGAAAAGGTAATCAACTTTTTTCTTCACCGGGGCATTAGCTCTTGGTGTGGAGCTTGTATTTTTAGGAATGGTAAGTCTTAATCTTTTGGTGCAATTGGATTTGCAGACGGAGGCAAGCACTAGACTACCGGTAGAGATGGAGTTGGCCAAACTTCGGTCAGTTGTGAATTTGGCTGCCTCAACAGTTCAGAGGATTCGGGACCGTTGTGCGTACGGATGGATACAGCTGCAAGATCTTTGCATTACAGTTtaatgtctgtgtgtgtgtgtgtgtatatatatatattgattgaTTGGTTGTTTTATCAGCAATGTTTATAAAAGGAATTCAAGTAATAATCCAAAACTCTAATCCATTTATCTATCACTACGTCagtcatttgatttgcaaatttggttttgaaAAATTGATATAATAAAAGGGAAGAATTTTCCCACTTTTTAACAAAAGAGAAAGTAGGATTTTCTAGTGCGCTATAGAAATACCTTGAGCTTTTTAGCCGTCAaatcttttgtcaaaaacacaaaccaaaatcTCACGGTTACAAAGTTGGAAAAATAAGACACTCCGGAACACCATCGAACTTTTACTGCCACTAGAGATGGGAGTTGGCAAAAAGTAGTTCACATCCATTCCAATCAAGTGGCTCAGAGGATGGGATGCTGTTAACTacatttttcttcaaaattttcgaTCTTAAatcttattaaaaattaatgatGCATCGCATAGTCGAACAACAACATGCAGGGAAGGAAGCAACATTATTCCACCAACGAGAAAGCCAATAAATTACCCCTCTACAATTGAACTAATCGTTTTCGGACAATGTTGTAAATGCTTTTGACTACTTAACAGGAACTACTTTAACTTCAATCGTCGATTGCACTGGAAAGCGTATACTGCTTCATGTAAACCCTTTGCTATTCCACACTCACTGCAACTCCCCAACAGGTGCTTCGTTGAGCCACAAGAAATGAATGAATTCGTACAATTTCGCACTCACGCTAACCTACTCGGCATAGAAATAATTATAGTTAAATATGTAGTCACTTGGAAATGAGAATAATTTCAGCAGACGTATCAGTATCAGTTGATTCAGTTTATTCGTACCTTGTACGGCGTTGGATTTAGTTTCCTCATGTGGTCGGGACGCATTTTCTTGAGTTGTGTAATGCAGCGCTCCCTAATGTCCTTTAATGGTGGCAGATCTTCTCTTACTCCACCTACAATCAACAAAAATCCGGGGTCAAACGTTATAGAGACCAACAACGCAAAAACAACAATGGGATGGGAGTCTACTCAACGCTATACGTTCAGATGATGTTCTATTTCCAACGATTATTAAATACCCTGAAAGTCTACCTGGACTCCCTGGCCAGAAACATTTCATAAGTTCTTCAACGCGCTGCGGCACCACGTATGCTCTCTTTGATTCATTAAAAGGGTGACGACACAGGATTCTTTCTCCCACCTGCAAGTTGAAATGTAAATAAAACAAGACTTTTATGCTTCATCATTCTAGCGATCATCACATGGAGTAAACTCTTGTATAGAATCCAAAGGAGCAAGCAAATGATGTACACGGAAATTATAAGCCATTAGGGATTTGAAGAATTAACATAAACGTCTTAGTAGATGGTCTGCAATATTACTCTCTTCCATTTATCTCTTTGAATTAAGTCCCCTGAACTGCTTTCCATCCCCCCGAACGACCCTACTTCAGGAAGACGTTAACCGCTGGAGCCCCTACTCATGGGTGTGGAACTCACAATAAGTGCAGAATTAACttcatcttttaattttttgtatttttccatCCCTCTTgggaaaataaattaataatttcctGCCCATCTTGTCAACTAGCATATAGCATGACAAGTTCAATGCACTCCATTATTATTCCAACAATAAACGAGAGACCAGATTTCCAGTACATAACTCTGCTTTCTGACATTAGAAAAACCCATAATTGACGTGATAATCAAAATATATTTACTAATTTGCAAGCTCTTTGGAATAGCTAACCCAAATTATGAAAGATGTTTCTGTTTGCATGTATATGTCAATATGCACTCGGATATATGAACGAGAAAATAAATATAACATCTACTAAACAATCTGAGATAGCATGTGGTGTAATGGATGCAGAGGCCAAGTTGACAAGGTACCTTTGGAGGTGGTTCATTTTCCCCCGTCATTATATCTACCAGGGGATAACCTTCTTTCCCGTACAGTCTGTAACTCCGCTTTTTACAAGGAATGGAGACCTAAAATATGGATAGAAAAATATCATAATCTAAAGATAATAGGTACTGGGAAACTAGTTGGCAGTATGATCAAACCTTTGTAACATCTTCAGAAAGTTTAATTCTGGGCTCATTATTTATCTCAACAAGCTTGAAAACACACCCTAAAGCAGCTTGAGCATAGCAAGTAACTACGTAGGTTCCAATTCCAAATGAGTCAACCTCATGACCCTATGCAAGAAACAGCAAATTAGTTGAGAGATTAGAGTTCAACCGAATGTTATTTAGTCGTGTGGTAATAAATCCCTAGATTAAATGATAAACAACTTGAAGGTTGCCATATCAACACTATAAAAAAACAGCAATCAAATAACTTTGTACGGTTCTTAAGCCATAACATACTTTATTAAAGCCCCATAAGTTCAGATCATTACCTGTTTGTTTAAAGCATCCAATGTTTCCTCGTTCAGATCATTACTAGCTGTAATATTGGTCTTTCCAAACTCAGGTACTCCAAATTCTTTCTCAATGATGCGGAAAATCTTCCGAGCCTCGCAAGACAAATATGCTAGGTCACCTGAATCCAACCTAATTCCGCTTGCTTTGTACCTGGACATACCATCATCTAACTCATCAATGAGAGCTACAATAATACTTGGTTCATTGCCTAAAGATACCAAACTAACTAAGTCAAGGGTCGTCAAGCTGCATGCACATTGCATAAATTAATATGGATGTCATGTCACAAAGGtaataaaaaattggaaagacAAGGTTAATGTAATAGTTCCTAGAGTGGAGTCAGCTTTCtggaagagatttttcagtgtgcaatgttttatttaaaaagtaaccttcaaaacagcaaaattttTTATGAAGTAACATCAACATAAGCCTGCACCAATGGTTTAAACCGGCCTATGGTCTTTTGCTCACTTCTAAAAGGGAACCTTTTACTCAATAAAGCAACCAAAACACCCCCCAAAAGTAGGCTTCAAAATTAAGAGGTCAATGCCTACAACCTAAATGCTTGAGCACTAATATTGGCTTTAACCCTTAAAAAAGAAATGCGTTACCATACAAACTGCTTTTGAGCCTACATTATAAACCATAGTTATCATTATCAACCTTATTGGTGTTGGCATAGTTTTCCATTTGAAACCAATAGAGCATACGTAGTTTTTTAATTCCACTCCAGATTGCACAATACTAAAATCATCAAATGGATAACATTACACTATTGAACGGTTAAAAATGCTGCATAAAAAATCTTTTGAACATACCCTAAATCATTGAGTGCTAAAGCAACGGCACAATAGTTAGGGATTCCACTCCTCATAACCTGGTAAATAATGAAAGGCATGTTTTTAAAATTCActtcatttaaagagacaataAAGTATAAGTGGGCCAAAACCACATCATTAAACATTACGAAGAATAATGTTTACTTACATCATATGTGTCTACAAGAGCTAGAAAGTTACTAGGGAATGCCAATGCATATGATGTGAATGCTGCTAGTTCACTTTGATTGGTCTCGCCAAAAGTGCCATTTAATGATTTTGACCACTGCAAAGCTCACACGAGTTAGTGATGTCAAGGACTGAGTGATCGGATCTTAGATCCTATTATGATAGCAAAACAAAAATTTGAGATTAAATGTGTAAAACAGCTGAAGAAGGCGGACGTGTATATGAATATGCAAAATCTTGTGAATAAATTAGAACAGGAGTAGAATGCAAAAAACACATATTGAGAAACGTGGAAATAAAGAAAAGCATATGAATTTTAAAGTGAAGAACAAAATCATACACCTTAATCTTGCTTAACCAAGTCTGAACCAGGCTAACAAAATCCTCACAAGTACTCTGGCCATCACTACTACGAAGTGTTTTATCAATAATCTCGTCAGGGCTCTGCAAATGGTTTGATAAATTAGAAAAACAGTAGCTTCACATGCAAAGGCATAAAAATCATGATGACCACAACATAATGCTCATAGCATTTAGTGTTCCAATGTCATGGAACAAGAACTAGACACTAAACACAATTTAGTAGTCTACTAAGGATTCATGATATATCATGTTTGTAATTTCCTTATCAGATGAAAACAATAACATTAAAGTCGTGAAGTTTTATCTCAGATTTAATGAAGAAACTACATAGCTTTAGCGCTCAACTAATACAAGAAATGCATCTCAAACATTGATAAACCTACCTTATAATATAAATACAATGGTATTTTAATAGTTAAAACAGACTTACTCGTTTCTAGTTACCACTGATGATATAAATGTAGATATGAACTACAATGTTTCTTTGTAACCTATTATGTTATGCAATATAGATCCCAAGTGTATATGCATTTGAAGTTGTTCTTTCTGAATTCCCAATAAGAATGCAAGAGTTACCTACCACAAATGAGCTGACAAAAGCATGAGAATGGGTTCCACGAAGTGGTATCCCGAATAACTTCCCAGCTGCAACATTACTGTCAAATATAACATAGAAATAAAGATAAGTAATTCCAGGTTTTTACTGACAACAACAAACGGGCTGCTAATTTTAAGGTAAAATGAAATTCATCATTTTCCAATATCAGAAATGTGTGAATATGATTATATGATTTATAAAGAGAAGTAATATGCtttagaaaaaggaaaaacatcATCCAAAAGCATTACCTTGTTGCATGAAATCCTCCCAGGTAGCAGTACCTTGATGCCGCTATGCCCCCATCAGGTCCCTAAATATCAAAACAAAAACTTCTTTGTTACGACCGACCTCAGAACTTCAGAAAAGAGAACTCAAAAAGTGAAAACCCTGAGCTTGTCACAGCCCCAGCATGTTCCAGATACCTGAGCCCGTCGAAGCCCAAACTCAAGCAGATTCTTCGATTCTCCAGCAACAAAACGATGCCTTGCAGCATTCGTAGCAACTAAAGATGCATAATTAACAAGATTCAAAAAGGGAGTTTCGAGCAATTGAACCACCTGCAACAATAAAATTGTAAATCAAAACACACAGCATAACAACTAGAttaacaaacaacaacaacaacaactaaCCACAAGAGTTGCAAAAACCCGAAAACAAAAGTAGACTAACGGTTCTCACCGCAATTGGCCCTTCGACTCGAATCAGGGGAACCTTTGGAAAAACAACTGTACCCTCAGCAATGGCATACACTTCAAC encodes the following:
- the LOC126600806 gene encoding nicotinate phosphoribosyltransferase 2-like — translated: MATKSNGPIDTGRVIPGPTNPMVTPLLTDLYQFTMAYAYWKAGKHNERAVFDLYFRKNPFGGEYTIFAGLEECIRFIANFKLTEDEIAFVRESLSSSCEDGFYDYLRGVDCLGVEVYAIAEGTVVFPKVPLIRVEGPIAVVQLLETPFLNLVNYASLVATNAARHRFVAGESKNLLEFGLRRAQGPDGGIAASRYCYLGGFHATSNVAAGKLFGIPLRGTHSHAFVSSFVSPDEIIDKTLRSSDGQSTCEDFVSLVQTWLSKIKWSKSLNGTFGETNQSELAAFTSYALAFPSNFLALVDTYDVMRSGIPNYCAVALALNDLGYKASGIRLDSGDLAYLSCEARKIFRIIEKEFGVPEFGKTNITASNDLNEETLDALNKQGHEVDSFGIGTYVVTCYAQAALGCVFKLVEINNEPRIKLSEDVTKVSIPCKKRSYRLYGKEGYPLVDIMTGENEPPPKVGERILCRHPFNESKRAYVVPQRVEELMKCFWPGSPGGVREDLPPLKDIRERCITQLKKMRPDHMRKLNPTPYKVSVSAKLYEFIHFLWLNEAPVGELQ